TTTACCTTCTTACTTGCTGCTACACTGGATTCAAGTGACACCGAGACAACCACTCCAGCAAATAGCCTGCCCCTATGGTCTCAGAGCATGGGTGACTGTCTCTGTGTCAAAGAAGTCTGGGGCTAAATTGATGTTGTTTTCCATCACTTATCTTACGTGTGCTTACATTGGATTCAAGTGACACTGAGACAAACACTCCAGCAAATAGCCTGCACCTGCAGAGCATGGCAGTCTCAGAGCATGGCTGCCTGTCTCTGTGTCAGAGAAGTCTGGAGTTTAACTGATGTTGTTAAATGTCACTTATCTTACTTGTGCTTACACTGGATTCAAGTGACACCGAGACAACCACTCCAGCAAATAGtctgcacccatggtctcagaGCATGGCTGCCTGTCTCTGTGTCAGAGAAGTCTGGAGTTTAACTGATGTTGTTAAATGCCATTTGTCTTACTTGGGCTTACACTGGATTCAAGTGACACTGAGACAACCACTTCAGCAAATAACCTACACCTTGTTTTCAATGAAGGCATAAATATCTTAGAACAGACCATTTTAAGATCAAGTATTGGGTGTTTTTATGTGGTTTTAGTGTCGggggtaggattttttttttatctcacttGAACCATTAACCCCTACTTTCAGCCTCCCAAAAAAACTAACctcaaagtgttaaaaaaaagaaatcaaaaggttcattttcaaaatttagTCACACACAGTCCTCAGCCTTTTCACTAATCTAGAGCAACTTTCCCCAGTGAATCTTGTGTGTTTAGAGATTATTTTCTGGTTTAGAGACTTCATTAAGTATCTCACCTTATTTCAAATCTTGTCTTCAGAAGAGACTCACCTGTTCAAGAGGTGCAAAGCCTGCCCCTCTGGTTGGACTCTTTGGTCTCACCGCTGTTACCTCTACGTCAGCTCACCCCTGACTTGGGCTCAAGCCGAGGTAACCAAAAAGATTTGGAACCAGCCTAGTGTTCTGAAACAACTCCGTATTTATCAGCCTCCTTAATTCTTAACGATCTGTCATTTCACTGTAGAGAAACTGCCAGGCCAAGGGGGGAAATCTGGTCTCAGTGCACAGTAATGGAGAGAATCACCTGGTCCAGTGGCTGATTGTGACTTACACCCATAAATATGGACAAACATGGCTCGGAGGCTCTGATGCCCAACAGGTACTTATCATTGCATAAGCTTTCCGACTGATGCTATGGCTCATTATTCATGTATGATTTCATCCTCTCTTTCAGGAGGGCATTTGGTTGTGGAGTGATGGTTCAGTCTTCAACTACAGGTACCATGGAGGGTTTGATAACGCTCACCACCGTCAACACTGTCTGCAGACAAACTGGGGCGGTAAGTCACCACATGCTGGATCATGGGTAATAAATATGAACACCTGGGGTCAGGGGTTACCACTCCATATAGATGACATAGCAATGTTTAATGGGGGTCTTAAATGCACCACATTATTGAACCCCTTATCTCAGTGTATACCAGCTTTCAGTGTAACTACTTTTAAATTGTCCGTACCATTCTACCTTCTTTCTCGTCTCTGCTACAGTGCACAAGTACTGGGACGACATTGAGTGCTGGACTATGCTCCCAAGTGTCTGCGCCAGAAAGCCCTGAGGAATCCCAGACTGAGGAGCCCGCTGAAAACACAAGTCTTTCTACACTTCTGCATCTCCTTTCTTTCCTGTTTCTGTAGCGCAGCTTAATGAACAAGGCGACAGACAGGAGCTGGAATGTCTTTGAGACAAAGTGAATGAGTTCTGGAGAGACTGATTCAACCACAATCTTATCCTGCAGTGATCTGtcttctttctgttttcaaaataaaatactgcaagcatttaaataagtgtttagaTTTTCTGTCTTAATGTGAACAATTTTAAGATCTTAAGATTGAGATCAGTCCCTGAGagctatactgcagccagccacaagggggtgacAGGGTTAAGCTGCATATTTCTGGAGCTGTTGTCCATCACAGCTTTGATGCTAATTTATGCTAATTGGAAATCCTTTTAAAGACGAGGGTACTGAGTGTCATGCATGCAGTGTATAAAATTCTATTAAAACCATGTGTCCCATTACACTTAAACATCCAGAAGCAAAACTAAACCCTGCAGATGTCCTTACAACTGTCAGACTGTCTGACAGCAGTGGGAGCCGCAGACTGTCTTTGCACACTGCCAGGCCGTCCCATAGAAATGACTGGTCCCCTAAAAGCCCAAGAGACCATTTAAACCTTATGAACCACATCAGTTTATGAGTGTTTGACCCACTTTCACCACATTTTTATctactttaatccattttcaccactttctaggaaattcaaatatttttattgccatgtaacaccacatttttttccattcatggccactttaaaccattttcaccacttttttcccacatttttccCCACTAAGTGCaacttttataccattttagccacttcaaACCTATCTTAGCCACCATTGATACTAGTTTaagctcatttttgcccttttttagttattttgaaccccttttcttCCACTcattgacacttttcacccatttctgccacttaaaaccatGGTTTGTCAGTGATGGTTTTAACCACCTCTAATACATTTTAACCACGTATCACCACTTCAGCCCgattttctctatttttttctttttttttgcaactcttagcccatttttgccacttgaagagttcatttgcaaaaacagtTAACTCCATTTTTATAAATTGTCATAAAACgtattttttcattgtaatATCAATCAGACGGAATTGATTAAGTATAATTCTaagtataataaaaaaatattttttaaaaagattttagaTCAGAAGACAGCTCAAttgaaagtgttaattttgttattattttcattatttaccaGAATGGCgtttaactgtttttgcaaatgaacTCTTGTTTTTTGCCACCTCGCCCCTTTTTTCACTTATTGacacttttgaccatttctgcctcttttaaccgCTTTGCACCAAAGTTTGTCATGTTTGTAACCACTTCTAAtcaattttaatcaaatttgtaATTTCagccccattttgccacattttccaCTTTCAGCCTCTTTAtgacacttttgccacttttaacccatattccCACTTTTTGCTACTCTTAACCTAGGTtgattttttaacacttttaaacaattttgaccaattttcaccacttcagcccattcttttttttttttttttttttgctactctttgcccatttttgccgttttttgccactataaaccaAGGTTTGTCAATTATGGGGTTTTTTTTAGCACTTATAGTCAGTTTTAAcctattcttgccacttttaacccaggatttccactttttgccacttaaaaccatgGTTTGTCAATGATGCTTTTAACGACTTCTCATCAATTtcaaccaaattttgccactttagcccaattttctatttttttctgctacttttagcccatttccaccacttttgctactttgaaCCAAGGTTTTTTAATTTACCACTTCTATccaattttgacaaattttgctactttttgccacttttgtaaaaataatgttttcaaccACATCCAACCCCCACTTCACCACTCAAGCccaatttccttttttgtgtcTGCTACTattagcccatttctgccactttttgccactttgaaccaaagttttttaattttaccacTACTATCCCTTTTCGAcaaattttgctactttttgccacttttgtaaataatgttttaaCCACATCTAACCCCCACTTCACCACTCTAGCCAAATTTACAAttcttttttgctacttttagcacatttccaccactttttgccacttttacctctTTTTCCAGTTATTGACACTTCTCAGCCCTTTCTGCCATCTGCTGCCACTATTAAATAAGGTGTTTCAATCATGTTTGCAACCACTACTAACCACCACCTGACACAGCCCTATATTTTGACACTTATAACCCACTTGTGCCATGTCTTGCCACCTTAAATTAAAGTTtgtaatttatgtttttaaccaatttgaACCAATTTGGCCATTTTAGCCCAGTTTTCCCAGTTTCTCCAATTTCAGCccctttctgccattttttaaaacacttttaacgTGTTTTCACTtcgatttttttatttttccattacaGATATcacagtttctttttctttatttattatcaccCTGATATCTGatattactttccaaatgttttagATCAAGGTGTCCattcacatcatcatcattacctCAGAAAGGTCATTTTGTTTTTAGAGAAGGGTTGACATCTTctaaagcactgatcatcaactggtggcccggggaccacatcaggccccccaaagcttcctgtccggcccccgaaagatcactaaattcagaaaaggaggaaaagaagattttaagagtatccttctacaaaatgtctgcagctgttaaatccatcccaaaaacaattaacattgaaatagtttaagAATGACTTAAcgtttgatctgtttttacagaaatttagtGTCAAAATTAGTCAATATTGTGGCGCTCCGGTAGTGGAGTGGTTAAGGTGTGCACCATGTACGCGAGCGGCACAGGTTCGAATCCAgtctgtggcaccatttcccgcatgtctctccctgctctcttccctgtttctgagtctatccactgtcctcctctatgtaataaaggcacaaaaagcccgaaaaataaattaaaaaaaaaaaaaagagtcaatatttaaaaaatggtttaggttggcagaagtgttgcaaaaattggcagaaaaaagttgtgaaaagaggttaaaatgtgtcaaaaaatagtaaagggggggcaaaaggtatcaaatattggttacaaatgacaaaaaatagtgcaagaaagtaaagagaaggggttaaaaagtggcaacaattgaagaaaagtggctaaaaaaaaaaaaagataattgcCTCCTGACTACCAGTAGTTTAAATTTGTCCTCTGTAGAGGACATTTCCAAACCTGAATATCTCCCACCCACTCCATACTACTGAATTAACTCCTTCTGACATCTACAGAGGACATTTAGGGCTTTTCAATGATACCAAATCTGAAGGGGTGGGGCTTTGGtacctttttctttctcatcaAGGAAAATGGTGTCCATCAGTGCAAGCACATTTTATGGGAAGAGGAAAAGTAAGTGCATAATTTTTATTGAGCAAATTTTGGCTTGAAATGTTGTTGGCAAATTTTATATAAGTCTCTTATCAACCCATTAAAACATTGTCTGAattattttaactgtattttagcATAGTattcaacagtttaaaaaatgtcttccaTGCTGGACATTTGTAGATCTTTCCTccattttgttctgtttttttcaaatgacaAGAAAGGGAGTCATtctcagaagcagaatgaattTGACTGCAAACTGTTGATGGAAACTCAGATTTTGAGTTGTCCGATGAAAAAGATCAAGACGCAGTGTTTAAGCCAGGTGGAGGAAACAAATGCATCAACTTGTCGTAGATACGGCTGCAAGAGCAGAATTTACTGTATGTGATGTGCACAAAAAGCAAGGTAATCTTTTATGTTTCCAAGAGGGcctcacaggctcagagggtgtcatcacaggctcagaaggtcaaatcacaggctcagagggtgtcatcacaggctcagaaggtcaaatcacaggctcagagggtctcatcacaggctcagagggcctcatcacaggctcagagggcctcatcacaggctcagaaggtcaaatcacaggctcagagggtctcatcacaggctcagagggccaGATCACAGActcagagggccacatcacaggttcagagggcctcatcacaggctcgGGGATTTGCTTTTTTGCACCATCATGCCAAATAAGCACAACAAAGcaatacacaaaaaaacccaaagtgATGATGGACAGCTATGTGGCTGTTAAACTCATTCTTATGTTGACTTTTTGGTATTTTCTTTGGGAATAACTGATTGCCATCAAGGTTCGGTTTCACACGTATGGCGTTCCGATGTCCACTGTAGTGGACACAtatctcaaaaataaaaactttttttcaaaatttttattttttagtattcTAATTACCTTACAAAGACTgggggatttaaaaaaatgtgattggacaacattttttttctggtagTCAGGAGGATAGAGAGGCATGAAGGGgatgaaacatgcaggaaaaagtggtttaaaaggggttaaaatctttcaaaaattgggtaaaTGAGGCAAAACgggtcaaaaagtatcaacaatgggttaaaagtggtaaaaaattgttttaaagttgcaaaaattgttgaaaaaatttatgaaaaggggtgaaaaagtggcaaaaattgaagaaaagtggcagaaatgataAAAGAGTAGCACAAAGGGGattaaacatgcaggaaacgtgattcaaaagggtttaaaatcatgcaaaaattgggttaaagaggcaaaagtaaaggggggttaaaagtgtcaaaaatgggctaatattggtgctaaatgacaattagggaggattttcaggggtccagccaatcctgttgtcaggcctgtctccttgtggcctgctacAGTAGAGATTATAGGGATAGATCTTACtgataatgactaaaaatggcctgtagtttaaaggaaaatacaaatactactgcaataatatttcaatcagaccaaaatgttaatttaatttttgtgcatttgaaagtccagcctccagagtttctgttgagactaaatctggcccttgtgcagatgtacttgatgagcCCTGTTATAAAGGTTATGTTCCACTACAGTATTAACAGGTTAAATTCatttctgttgctctgataagaGTGCTTATTAgtcaggctaaaaaaaaaatctgcttatcACAGCTTTATCTTagtgacaccccccccccccctttttggcagggccccagaaagctctcccctttatcctgCCTTAAGGCAACCTTGGACACTGCTCAATAGTATCTGTCATACTTGGAGAATAAATGGTATGAAGACAAACTGTTTACACCAGAGTTGTTTTATTATAATTActactttttattatttatatccACTGTTCTTATTTGATACCACATATTTGCTGCCCAGTGACTATACCACATTATCTCCAGTATTACACTCAAATTAGACACTTTACATTATATCACATTACATTCTATGACATTACAatctgccactttctaaccgggcccaaacagttgagatgggagctttgcaagatggtttTGCCaataagaaacacagaaacagtcatatccatctgctttgcacggTTACCCATCTTTAGTTTGAGCAGGGTGAGGGCCACTTTATCATGTTCTGCCCTTCCCTGTGTGGCATGAGGCCTACTGTAGACCAAATCTACCTACAGGTATCGATAAAGCCACCTGACTCTACCttagaatttcttttttaaacttggaatgttttcatgcagCCGGACCCTCAAGCTGTGGTTCTGTCATCAGATATTTTCATGCCTTTTAATCTTGCCCAACATCTTCTACCACGGCCTGAGAGGATTGCACCATCTGTGAATGACTGCTGCATTTTGCTACCCCTCTAACGATGACTTGTCACCAGGACTTCTTTCCAAAGAcggtgaaatatttcaaagacaCTGTGAAAGAGAAGTCAGTGGACCATTTCATCAGTTCATCAGTTGCGTAGTTGCAAGAGCGTTTAGCTGACTAACTGCTATGGACACATCCAAAATGACTGGCACCTTCTAATCACAAGTCCAGGCCATCGGGCTTCATTCATGTCATTCTTAACCATTGAAAACTTAGATGACTGAAataacagcacaaaacatgtGCATACActcaaggctgtccataagggctGAATAAAGGGGAGAACTTTGTGGGGCCCTGCCAGACTGAGgctccatggaggtcagcaaaatcatggtccattgtaaattgaagctgtgataaccacagTCATTTTTGAACCTGAATAATGACCCCTCTtttaaaagctacaaaaattaatttcatttatttatcttgttgtacaataaaaaatgtacaCCCTTtacttaaaacagaattacctctTTATTAATGCTGTAAACAATGTCGATGGACACACTGAAGAAAATGATTATAGTAATGCCAGACCTAACAGCTCCACCATCATGTGCACAAATGTATGAGGATgcatgaaatagaaaaatagtaaaaaacaaaaacaaaaccaaaaaaaaggtGGCTAAAATTAGGTGAGTTGGAAAAGGAAGGGAAATATACAatataaaaatagttttttctgCATTGTACAGTGTCTGAGTTTTAtggaaagtgctttttaaataaaatgtattattaatattattattattatcattatttaaaattggcacaagtggcaaaaatgagctaaagGCGGCAaagaggtggtaaaaatggtcagaaactggcaaaaaatcaCGAGAAAGCAAGAAAACTgggagaagaaaagaaatggcaaaattgggttcatgaaatggcaaaaggtgaaTAAAATCGGTAAAAAGTGGCGAAAGATTTAGCagcaatgggcaaaaagtggcaaatcgtgaacagaggcaaaatgggataaaaatttcaaaaaagtggtaaaaaatggttgaaaagtggcaaaaagttacagcagaaatttaaaaaagtagcaaaatatttgcaaaaataggtgaaaagtgccacaatgaggataaaaatggcaaaagactcccaaaaagtggctaaaaatgtatgaaaatgggGTAAAGATATGGCaagatttggggcaagatttgccccCCCGATGATCGTGGGGGCGTTtaccgactggagcctcgtcgcaaacgattatttgtctgagtggTCTGCATgtgattaatttactgctccaaatcacatcgtagcctcccagacccagaatggtaaatatcaaacatgtttgatatttaccattctaggtcgtagtgccgctgacagagtacccacaacaaccaatgagagcgagcagaccgaGTAGCGTCACCAGATGAATCGTACGTATTTCCACCACTCACAACCACAAACACTACTGTACCTTAGttccagccaggattttgtcctgagtctttcccctgttttatgattgttgcttcATCTGTAACACACGCCAGGACAGCCTACTGTGAAGAGACAGCAAGACAGCAAGACAGACAtacctgtttattttttctgaagtcacgtgatcacacgaggtcgtaggcaggttggcaggtgtgtggtctccagtgatctgacagtctggcggagtcgtctagtgtgtgcgttcagaggataaaagatgaaaaatctttggaaattgtcctgaagtctgtggtgtAACACGGTTTtaaaaatcgtttcagattaaaaaatcgtctagtgtgtgacCGGCCTTAGATGAGCGACA
This genomic stretch from Cheilinus undulatus linkage group 22, ASM1832078v1, whole genome shotgun sequence harbors:
- the LOC121504990 gene encoding type-2 ice-structuring protein-like isoform X1, yielding MSVMKILAVTLLLCAMVVLTEAEPGPKPEPENEIAPAFPKEETHLFKRCKACPSGWTLWSHRCYLYVSSPLTWAQAERNCQAKGGNLVSVHSNGENHLVQWLIVTYTHKYGQTWLGGSDAQQEGIWLWSDGSVFNYRYHGGFDNAHHRQHCLQTNWGVHKYWDDIECWTMLPSVCARKP
- the LOC121504990 gene encoding type-2 ice-structuring protein-like isoform X2; translated protein: MSVMKILAVTLLLCAMVVLTEAEPGPKPEPENEIAPAFPKETHLFKRCKACPSGWTLWSHRCYLYVSSPLTWAQAERNCQAKGGNLVSVHSNGENHLVQWLIVTYTHKYGQTWLGGSDAQQEGIWLWSDGSVFNYRYHGGFDNAHHRQHCLQTNWGVHKYWDDIECWTMLPSVCARKP